Within Hyla sarda isolate aHylSar1 chromosome 7, aHylSar1.hap1, whole genome shotgun sequence, the genomic segment TCGGTACACAGTAATTATATTCTATGCGGGTATTGGGTAGAGTGCCACTAAGCTTATATGATGTCCCTGCCTTGCAATAATGCCTACAATTCTATCTCCATCATGGGAAAATGCTGTGTAAGATCAGAGAATCTCCCATTTCTTGAGTTAATCATTTGTTAGCTTGAGCAGGAATTGCCACATACTTTAGCTATTATTGTTCAAAGCCATCAGTAAGAGAAGAAGACAGATAACAACTCTTATATTCATTCAAGTcctcctcctggctcctctgttTCACCCCCCAGACCCATAATTCCTCTTCAGGCtcctctgctcatctcccccagacccctaattCCTCGTCAGGCTCTTCTGCCCCTCTcccaagacccctaagtcctcttcAGACTCCTCTACTCCCCTTCCCCAGAACCCTACATcctttccaggctcctctgcccctctCTCCAGACCCTTGAGTCTTCTCCAGGCTCTTCTTTCCCCCTCCCTCAGACCCCGAAGTCCTCTTcagaaggctgtctgagcatgataGGGGTTGAAGTTGTGCAAAACATTGGAGAACACCAGTCTAAACTAATATTCTCTAACCCATCAGTATTTTAGGTTTGTGCTCCCTTAGGCTGTCCTGTTGCCCCACTGTACAGAATATCTATGTTAGATGTGAGTATGATAGATGTGCATAtgacagatgtgtgtatgtatgatagacagGTATTTGATTGGTGTCTCAGAAGAGATCTATCATacgcacatacagacacacacgtaTACACGTttatcatacatacaaacatctatcatacataaatccatcatacatacacgcatctatcatacatgcaccagtcaTATACATGTCTattatacatacatctatcatacatacacacctatcaTATATACACCAATCTATCATGCATACACCAGTCATACACGTCTTTTATACATacacccatcatacatacacccatctatcatacatacaccagtcataCACGTCTATCATACATGGGGTATGCTCCCTTCAGAGAGCACACTGGTAGGAATAAGATGCTGGGCACACAGGCACACAAGTACCCGCTGTGCCCAATGCAGGAGGGATGAATGGGCACCGGTCAGGTAGTGTGATGTGTGTGACGTGGCGACTATAGGCACACAATGCATCAGTGCAGATTAGGGGGCAGCACCCACCTTGCATGGGAAAGGGACGGCAGAGGCCACCTTCTCCATTGTTAGGTTTCGGATGCTGGGAGTGATGGGAGTCCAGCACCTGAGGCAGCAGCTCAGCTTCTGTCAGCATTGATTACACAGCAGGTGCAGCACATAGGCAAATCATACCGGCCATGAGGAGGTCAGCtcgtggtgctgctgctgctggaggAGATAGATTGTGAGGTGGCcgctgctgttttttttatttatttttttacttcatttttactGAGTGTAAGCGGGGTAGAAGGCCAGGCAGTCACAGGGCGTGACACTTCTGGGGCTTGGAGCAAACGTGTTTACCTGCACGAGGCACATCTGCTCCCAGCTGCCCCTGCTGCTGTTAAAGCAACAGTGTGGCTGCCTCATATGATTGGACTTGGGGAGCAAGGCTCTTGTGCGGCTAGAGACAGGGGCAGAGTAGGGACAGAGTGTCCAGAGCTGCAAAACAGAAAttatgcttaaaaaaatgtaaataatgttTAAAATATTTTGTTGAGGCAGGCGGACTCATGGCCTGTCTGATGGTTAGCCTGGCCCTGCCTTCAACTGTTTAAGGCAGTGGCTCCCAACCTTTCTCCGCTTGGGGAACCCGCTACTTATTGCTGTCCTGCATCTCAACGGCCAATCCCAAAAATATCCTCTAAACTTGGATTGGACCCTTCTCTTCTTACATCCATTGTTAAAAAAGCTGTCTTTTCTCTTATAAATGCGCGGGGATGAGAagatccagagtccaaaaaatatttttagctTGGCAAGTTATCACGCACATAttgcaaaaatatattaaaaactgtattgaatATAAGACACCACTCAGTGCTTACCATACACAGTAAAAATTGCCTATTCTTTACCCTTATTGTTTGGAATTGATTTTTGAAGGGAAGGTGTCCTGGGTCTGTGCGACTAGGGTGGTTGTGAGAATATATTGAGGACTATAGTATTTCTTCTATAATCGGCTATTTTTTGACTGCTATGTCtagacctgtgtttcccaaccaaggtgcctccagctgttgcacaacgacAACTTTCAACATCATTCTTAGACAATGAGCATGCTAGGACAAtggtctaggccagtgtttcccaaccagggtgcctccagctgttgcaaaacaaaaacttccagcatgcccggacagccaacactgggaaacactggcctagaccaTTGTCCTAACAGGCTCATTGCCTCTAAGAATGATGTTGGATTACCCATGTGTGCATTCTCTATTACATCCAGTCACTGTGAAGTCATCACAAAAATAGTTTTAGTACATTACTAGTTTCATGCAAGTTTTGGCTTAATCCTGGTatttcctctgtatatatatatttttttttctttcagtggTCTAAATGCAACTAGTGGTGTGACAGACGGAGGATCTCAAAGTGACAGCTCTAGCAGTGACTATTGTTCTTGGCACAAAAGTTCTCGAGGGAGTTCTCCATCTCACGTACGTTTTCAGGATGAATCTGAAAGAGATGTAGAAGAGAGATATCGAGAGCGACAGCACGTTCCGCAGACTAATTCTGTGAACAATACTCCTCCACCAAAGAGACAGGCAAATGGGCCTCCTTCCTGGACAGAGCAGTTGTCGCCATCTGGTCATGGACAGTGTGGCACTTGTGGCACCAACGTGAAAGGATCAGCAGCCAGTCCTGCTGCTACCCATGGTACTAACCTACGAAATGTTCACTTAGGTTCAAAAATTACTCAGGATGGCTCCCTCAGCTCATCTTTGGGGGTCAAGCCCTCACCTCACTGGATTTTACCTTCCCAACCATGGCGAGTACATACAGAGCTTATCCGTGAGACCCACATTGGTGGTGATTCCACTGCAGACTCTTCTGGAGAAGAAGATGGCAGTAGGACTCACGTCAATAAAAGTCACAGATGGGGAACACACAAGTTATACAAAAATAGTTCTCCAGATACCCCTGAGCATGGAGCGATATTACGCCCAACACGTTCATTCTCTGATGCTCAAACAAGGGCTGGAGGATTGAACGCTGAACAAGTCATTAAGGGAAGAAATGGTACCTCTGTATTTGCTATAGAAAGCAGAATTAAAGATAAGCAAGCCCTATTAGAACCCAATTCTATACTTAAAATATCAGAATCGAATCCACAGATTGCCGCCATGACGAGTGGATTTTATGTTGATTCAGTAAGAACTGGTTTAACAAAAATGGCACAAGAAATTGAAACTAAGCCCACAAGAAAATCCAAGAGTTTAACGCTTGACATGGAGAAGGGATTCAATGCTTTACATACAGAGATAGAAACAGGGAACATTGTGTTAAATTTAGATACTAGACATGGTACAACTGATGAGATAGAAAGTAGGGCCCATGTTGCTCCAATGGTTCCCTGTATGCCATACATGGTATCTCAATCAGATTCTGGCAAACTGCAAGGTGGTCTTGCCAACCGTGTGCCTATTCCTCCACCCGGGAAAGCACCCCCCATAATGCTGTCTAGAAATAGTAGACTGGCACCCCGTACAGATTTTGTCAACCAACAGCTACTGCAAGGAGGTAACAAGGTACCAGTTTTCCAGGACAAAAAGGGAATTCAATCCAACCTAGTGCCAAACCCTAAAGTGACCAATCCTGATGTTCTTGGAGATATAGACAATCATCATCTGTCTACATCCAGTACAAAAGTAATAGAGCTTAAGGTCAGAGAAGCATCTTCAAATTCCAAGAGACAGTCAGAGGAGaggaagaccaaggaaaatagAAGTTCTGAGAAGAAACATGTGAAAAGGGAACCAAGAGACAATGAGAGCTCTCACACTGGTAATAGACATGTGCATTGTGAGAGAAATAACTCTGCTAAAGACCTTCAGGAGTCTGGGTCTGGTCCTAAGGTCGGTGGTCAATCATTAGAGGAGACATTGAATGAAGGAAGTTTTCTGAGGAAAGAAAAGTGCACTGAGAAAACAAGAACAAACGCACAACATACTACAAACAATGAGCGCACAGGTAAGAAAGTCTGATATTCTTTATGGCATCTATGAAATAAAGCAAAGAGTATATGTATGCCGAGCACAAGTCCTAAGAATATAGAACCTAGACAGGATTTAGAGCCATAGAGTAAgggccaaagaaaaaaaaacagttgtcTGGTTTaagattaagggtacgttcacacgtacgcagatttgatgcgcaaaattttctgctgcagatttcaatgtaaacttaatgactgagcgcagcttctaatcggcagttacaaatcctgcgcatcaaatctgctcaggatcctgtatgtgtgaacttaccctaagggtctattcacacatacagtattctgtgcagatttgatgtgcaggattttctgctgcagatctcaaaGTAAACTGAATAAATGAACACAGTTCCAAATCCTGCGTATCAgctctgcgcatcaaatctgcgcagaatatgtacgtgtgaatagaccctcaagtggtattctggctttatttggataggggataagctgtatgATCGCCCTCCTAGACctgggtgcagcccccggcattttgTGCCGGGCACTGCCTGAGACGGGGACATaacttcacgccacgcccctccattcatgtctatgggagggggcgtgattgggggcatggccatgacgtcactgtCCCGCTTCAAAGGCACAGAATGCggtacccctgcgatcatacatcctatcctttggataggggataagatgtataaagccggaatacccctttagcatAGTAAtatatctaaggctgggttcccattatgttttcccccatacggcagcgcatacggcaggggagagctaaaaacttgcgctcccgtatgtaattcatttcaatgagctgaccgcagtgaaacgttcagtccggtcggctcatttttgccccgtatgcgcttttacaaacggacctaaaaccgtggtcgaccactgtTTTAGGTGCAGGGAAAAAGTGCATACGGGGAAAAATGGTccgaccagaccgaacgtttcactgcggtcagctcattgaaatgaattacatacgggagcgcaagtttttagctctatcctgctgtatgcgctcccgtatgggggaaaacgtaatgggaacccagcctgacATAGAttgtaaggctgaaaaaaaaGATACGCAGTGAATAAATGCCCATGAGGAAGAAGACCATTTTAACACCTTAGTGgataaaattccttcccgacacaAAATCTGCAATCAGACTATAACCCTAAATAAACAACTCTTCTCCAGATTAtagtcactatgggggagatttatcaaaacctgtgcaggggaaaagttgcccatagcaaccaatcagatcgctgctttcattttaaacaaggcctctgcaaagtgaaagaagcgatctgattggttgctattggcaactgggcaacttttcctctgcacaggttttgataaatctccccctatatcctgtTATATTAGTACACTCTacaaatgcatccaggccctttttttttttactcttttagtGAGCCCTTTTAGGTGAGAGAGTCCCatattctcactgctcttacagaaaaGAACCCATTCTATGTTGGGTGTAAATAGATAAACTGTAGTAGATCTTTGTATCGAgctttgatatatttatacatagtatgAGATCACTTCTTAGCCATCTTTTTCTATACTTATTAACcccaatttagttttttttgtaagGATTTACTCTACATTCTGCAGAGAAGTTAATGGGTAACTATGGTTTTAGGTAATGACATCGGCAAGTAAACTCCAATGTGAATGATACATTTGACTTTTTGTTTTGCTTCTTTACAAGGTCCAGTTATTGCAACCAAAGACAGGTGCACGGAGCTGGCACAAGAGAGGTGAGTTGAGGGGACACATTCACCTGTAAATGGA encodes:
- the KIAA1614 gene encoding uncharacterized protein KIAA1614 homolog isoform X1; protein product: MEVNTRECASPTDKRRSTGRASKSPRKVKPGGKTRDTEKTDKSLKHEEHGMKTSVLQGKVKALKEKQMREKESRHSESHGSEGDILEDALVSPQLRTYLTEDMLDCNKQEAWGSDEHWGASSSHCKSCQIENLPNSIHTYENSSQFCPHNCLHFTGDNPSSTPCTSGDPHSSLSLAERVERNRHELRCKLNSTACHNVDNTNGGLPSQVSKDVSWLFSGDIDVDSGVSIPVTDDCRELSVRHEQAKQLLHRARMKAKGASPLRASHCVLPHPHSQPPLRRGLNATSGVTDGGSQSDSSSSDYCSWHKSSRGSSPSHVRFQDESERDVEERYRERQHVPQTNSVNNTPPPKRQANGPPSWTEQLSPSGHGQCGTCGTNVKGSAASPAATHGTNLRNVHLGSKITQDGSLSSSLGVKPSPHWILPSQPWRVHTELIRETHIGGDSTADSSGEEDGSRTHVNKSHRWGTHKLYKNSSPDTPEHGAILRPTRSFSDAQTRAGGLNAEQVIKGRNGTSVFAIESRIKDKQALLEPNSILKISESNPQIAAMTSGFYVDSVRTGLTKMAQEIETKPTRKSKSLTLDMEKGFNALHTEIETGNIVLNLDTRHGTTDEIESRAHVAPMVPCMPYMVSQSDSGKLQGGLANRVPIPPPGKAPPIMLSRNSRLAPRTDFVNQQLLQGGNKVPVFQDKKGIQSNLVPNPKVTNPDVLGDIDNHHLSTSSTKVIELKVREASSNSKRQSEERKTKENRSSEKKHVKREPRDNESSHTGNRHVHCERNNSAKDLQESGSGPKVGGQSLEETLNEGSFLRKEKCTEKTRTNAQHTTNNERTGPVIATKDRCTELAQESKAQSEAKKGDLRSGMRKIFSSIGLTSRPKLERFQSPSLEQISSPDLHKGRANGDSDSYVGSEKLGRIKKSPSLQSLKLMSPFNLPRRASSVQNLLGKSDRSAAYITGDVNTAPRRALSVEDIGSPGMARSLGKVAEVYPDGTRLLELRCLEKGGFGFSISSGNGRPDSGIYVQEMSDANTAKLYSGLLRVGDEILEVNGAKVSTLGLGQLNDILDRESVLSLRVLHQRRTKC
- the KIAA1614 gene encoding uncharacterized protein KIAA1614 homolog isoform X2 translates to MEVNTRECASPTDKRRSTGRASKSPRKVKPGGKTRDTEKTDKSLKHEEHGMKTSVLQGKVKALKEKQMREKESRHSESHGSEGDNPSSTPCTSGDPHSSLSLAERVERNRHELRCKLNSTACHNVDNTNGGLPSQVSKDVSWLFSGDIDVDSGVSIPVTDDCRELSVRHEQAKQLLHRARMKAKGASPLRASHCVLPHPHSQPPLRRGLNATSGVTDGGSQSDSSSSDYCSWHKSSRGSSPSHVRFQDESERDVEERYRERQHVPQTNSVNNTPPPKRQANGPPSWTEQLSPSGHGQCGTCGTNVKGSAASPAATHGTNLRNVHLGSKITQDGSLSSSLGVKPSPHWILPSQPWRVHTELIRETHIGGDSTADSSGEEDGSRTHVNKSHRWGTHKLYKNSSPDTPEHGAILRPTRSFSDAQTRAGGLNAEQVIKGRNGTSVFAIESRIKDKQALLEPNSILKISESNPQIAAMTSGFYVDSVRTGLTKMAQEIETKPTRKSKSLTLDMEKGFNALHTEIETGNIVLNLDTRHGTTDEIESRAHVAPMVPCMPYMVSQSDSGKLQGGLANRVPIPPPGKAPPIMLSRNSRLAPRTDFVNQQLLQGGNKVPVFQDKKGIQSNLVPNPKVTNPDVLGDIDNHHLSTSSTKVIELKVREASSNSKRQSEERKTKENRSSEKKHVKREPRDNESSHTGNRHVHCERNNSAKDLQESGSGPKVGGQSLEETLNEGSFLRKEKCTEKTRTNAQHTTNNERTGPVIATKDRCTELAQESKAQSEAKKGDLRSGMRKIFSSIGLTSRPKLERFQSPSLEQISSPDLHKGRANGDSDSYVGSEKLGRIKKSPSLQSLKLMSPFNLPRRASSVQNLLGKSDRSAAYITGDVNTAPRRALSVEDIGSPGMARSLGKVAEVYPDGTRLLELRCLEKGGFGFSISSGNGRPDSGIYVQEMSDANTAKLYSGLLRVGDEILEVNGAKVSTLGLGQLNDILDRESVLSLRVLHQRRTKC
- the KIAA1614 gene encoding uncharacterized protein KIAA1614 homolog isoform X3, which codes for MCVPYRQEEINRTGDNPSSTPCTSGDPHSSLSLAERVERNRHELRCKLNSTACHNVDNTNGGLPSQVSKDVSWLFSGDIDVDSGVSIPVTDDCRELSVRHEQAKQLLHRARMKAKGASPLRASHCVLPHPHSQPPLRRGLNATSGVTDGGSQSDSSSSDYCSWHKSSRGSSPSHVRFQDESERDVEERYRERQHVPQTNSVNNTPPPKRQANGPPSWTEQLSPSGHGQCGTCGTNVKGSAASPAATHGTNLRNVHLGSKITQDGSLSSSLGVKPSPHWILPSQPWRVHTELIRETHIGGDSTADSSGEEDGSRTHVNKSHRWGTHKLYKNSSPDTPEHGAILRPTRSFSDAQTRAGGLNAEQVIKGRNGTSVFAIESRIKDKQALLEPNSILKISESNPQIAAMTSGFYVDSVRTGLTKMAQEIETKPTRKSKSLTLDMEKGFNALHTEIETGNIVLNLDTRHGTTDEIESRAHVAPMVPCMPYMVSQSDSGKLQGGLANRVPIPPPGKAPPIMLSRNSRLAPRTDFVNQQLLQGGNKVPVFQDKKGIQSNLVPNPKVTNPDVLGDIDNHHLSTSSTKVIELKVREASSNSKRQSEERKTKENRSSEKKHVKREPRDNESSHTGNRHVHCERNNSAKDLQESGSGPKVGGQSLEETLNEGSFLRKEKCTEKTRTNAQHTTNNERTGPVIATKDRCTELAQESKAQSEAKKGDLRSGMRKIFSSIGLTSRPKLERFQSPSLEQISSPDLHKGRANGDSDSYVGSEKLGRIKKSPSLQSLKLMSPFNLPRRASSVQNLLGKSDRSAAYITGDVNTAPRRALSVEDIGSPGMARSLGKVAEVYPDGTRLLELRCLEKGGFGFSISSGNGRPDSGIYVQEMSDANTAKLYSGLLRVGDEILEVNGAKVSTLGLGQLNDILDRESVLSLRVLHQRRTKC